One Bacteroidales bacterium DNA segment encodes these proteins:
- a CDS encoding sigma-70 family RNA polymerase sigma factor, which yields MAQERQQNIINAVQNYGKQLFKFIRSRVKNDADAEDILQDVWYQLSSIVDIEPIEQLSAWLFRVSRNRIVDKQRKKKPQSLEDLAYEDEDNEMFYPEAILADIVNPESEFEQKTVREAIFAALDELPPEQSQVFIWNELEGLTFQQIAEITGDNTKTLISRKRYAIAYLRERLEKLYYK from the coding sequence ATGGCTCAAGAGCGACAGCAGAACATAATAAATGCTGTGCAGAATTACGGAAAACAACTATTCAAATTTATCCGAAGCCGTGTCAAGAATGATGCTGATGCAGAAGATATACTGCAGGATGTTTGGTATCAGCTTAGTAGTATTGTTGACATTGAACCTATTGAACAGCTAAGTGCATGGCTCTTCAGGGTTAGCCGAAATAGAATTGTGGATAAACAACGGAAAAAGAAACCACAATCATTGGAAGATCTCGCCTATGAAGATGAGGATAATGAAATGTTTTATCCTGAGGCCATCCTTGCTGATATTGTTAACCCCGAGAGTGAGTTTGAACAAAAAACTGTTAGGGAAGCAATATTCGCTGCTTTGGATGAATTACCCCCAGAACAAAGTCAGGTGTTTATCTGGAACGAGCTGGAGGGTCTAACCTTTCAACAAATTGCTGAAATTACCGGTGATAATACTAAAACCCTCATATCGCGAAAGCGTTACGCAATTGCATATTTGCGAGAACGTCTTGAAAAATTGTATTACAAATAA